One Maribacter cobaltidurans genomic window carries:
- a CDS encoding LysM peptidoglycan-binding domain-containing protein, whose amino-acid sequence MKDLVKIFFTVCFSVFLGCKALGQKFTTHSVKQNETLYSISKRYGVSQDEILKYNKELRKGEPLSINTILVIPNAGEVSAQPERTEPTKGNGEPVDGAVEELVNRIINDSVVKREPMGFVNHRVGKKETLYGIAQEYGVTEEEIKKYNKELYSSQLKRKMVIRVPKYKKVDEDQNTIDVGDYEKYVVAPKETRWSIANKYGITIDSMLVLNPSLSKTSNYLQEGYELLLPKIAGSTVDNQETQLYTSYTVPAKMNFYRLEKEFEVKSDEVVRLNPEITERGGLKEGMVIRLPETKLDPGAINTDNYIFYEVKPKQNEFRLTRKFGMSWEELIKLNPELKNGLKAGMVLKLPKNQVGEFEVRNSLILDKINLLDSINVENKPKIMFLLPFRLDKLDLNDEESVEWTIENRNSLKYSLGLYSGALVALDSIKSLGVSVDVKTFDNRLDLQRTREILQRENLGSYNAIFGPLDVLSLKEASTQAASYNLPVIAPVPAKSDISLGNVFFSYTQEETLRDRMLKFVSEKHTDENIIIIADSKNKMVQDSILSRFPNAKIVNVKEEEENIGINRDKLELQLSEDVENWVFVESDNFKLISSVVSILNSFHNAVLDIENPEAKKIMVRMFTTDKNNAFDNDVISSTHLSNLRFAYPSVYREAPSDSFVARYKKRFGDTPDKFAVRGFDITYDLLLKLAYKNNLLDVSKFIGETQYSGNKFDYEKDISSGYFNQASYIIGYDNMYIKELE is encoded by the coding sequence TATTTTTTACCGTTTGTTTTAGTGTTTTTTTGGGATGTAAAGCCTTAGGACAGAAGTTTACCACGCATTCGGTCAAGCAGAACGAAACATTATATAGTATTTCCAAAAGATACGGTGTTTCCCAAGATGAAATATTAAAATACAATAAGGAGCTTAGGAAAGGAGAACCATTAAGCATAAATACCATATTGGTTATTCCAAATGCTGGTGAAGTGTCCGCACAACCAGAACGTACGGAACCTACCAAAGGAAATGGTGAACCTGTGGACGGGGCCGTGGAAGAATTGGTCAATAGGATCATAAACGATTCCGTGGTAAAGCGAGAACCCATGGGCTTTGTAAATCATAGGGTAGGTAAAAAGGAGACATTGTACGGAATTGCCCAGGAATATGGCGTCACCGAAGAGGAAATAAAGAAGTATAACAAGGAATTGTATTCCTCCCAGCTTAAAAGAAAAATGGTCATTAGGGTACCTAAATATAAAAAGGTAGATGAAGACCAAAATACCATTGATGTTGGGGACTATGAGAAATATGTGGTAGCCCCTAAGGAAACCCGATGGAGTATAGCTAACAAATACGGAATAACAATAGATAGTATGTTGGTTTTGAACCCTTCGCTTTCCAAGACCTCTAACTATTTACAGGAGGGTTATGAGTTGCTTCTCCCAAAAATTGCCGGTTCAACGGTAGATAATCAGGAAACCCAATTATATACTTCCTATACGGTTCCGGCCAAAATGAATTTTTATCGGCTTGAAAAGGAATTTGAGGTGAAGTCCGATGAGGTTGTTAGATTGAATCCTGAAATCACGGAACGTGGTGGCCTAAAGGAAGGTATGGTAATTCGGTTACCGGAAACAAAATTGGATCCCGGGGCGATAAATACCGACAACTATATTTTCTATGAGGTAAAGCCGAAGCAAAATGAGTTTCGTCTTACCAGAAAATTTGGGATGAGCTGGGAAGAATTGATTAAACTTAACCCCGAGCTAAAAAATGGATTAAAGGCCGGTATGGTACTGAAATTACCCAAAAATCAGGTAGGTGAATTTGAAGTAAGGAATTCCTTGATTTTGGACAAGATAAATTTGTTGGATAGTATCAATGTAGAGAACAAACCAAAAATCATGTTTCTTCTACCCTTTAGGTTGGATAAACTTGATTTAAATGATGAGGAATCCGTAGAATGGACCATAGAGAATAGGAATAGTCTAAAATACAGTCTTGGTCTTTATTCGGGTGCTTTGGTGGCGTTAGACTCCATTAAATCTTTGGGTGTATCCGTAGACGTGAAGACGTTTGACAATCGATTGGATCTACAAAGAACTAGGGAGATTCTACAAAGAGAAAACCTAGGTTCCTACAATGCTATTTTTGGTCCGCTGGATGTTTTATCCTTAAAGGAAGCCTCCACACAAGCCGCGAGTTATAACTTGCCGGTAATTGCACCGGTACCTGCCAAGAGCGATATAAGTTTGGGCAATGTATTTTTTTCCTATACGCAAGAGGAAACACTTCGTGATCGTATGCTAAAATTTGTTTCCGAGAAACATACCGATGAAAACATCATCATCATAGCGGATAGTAAAAATAAAATGGTCCAAGATTCTATTTTAAGTAGGTTTCCAAACGCAAAGATTGTTAATGTGAAGGAGGAAGAGGAAAATATAGGTATCAACCGTGATAAGTTGGAACTTCAGTTGTCCGAGGATGTAGAAAATTGGGTTTTCGTGGAGTCCGATAACTTTAAATTAATTTCCAGTGTAGTATCTATTTTAAACTCCTTCCATAACGCTGTATTGGACATTGAAAATCCCGAAGCCAAAAAAATTATGGTGAGAATGTTTACTACGGACAAGAATAATGCCTTTGATAATGATGTTATTTCAAGTACCCATTTGTCCAATCTACGTTTCGCTTATCCTTCCGTATACAGGGAGGCACCTTCAGATTCTTTTGTAGCAAGGTATAAAAAGCGTTTTGGGGACACGCCCGATAAATTTGCCGTGAGAGGGTTCGATATTACATACGACCTTTTATTAAAGCTGGCATATAAGAACAATTTATTGGATGTTTCCAAATTTATAGGTGAAACCCAATACAGTGGAAACAAGTTCGATTATGAAAAGGATATTTCCTCCGGATATTTTAACCAGGCTTCCTATATTATTGGATATGATAACATGTATATAAAGGAATTGGAATAA
- a CDS encoding DUF922 domain-containing protein, with amino-acid sequence MKLARFLVFVLVLTMFSLELRGQEEIPWSSNFRLQWKDFKGEIPMGAGAAATTASGISYNFSSNYEKGQMVVDYKVQSFFYPTKSWYRPQICNDVTLLHEQLHFDISEVFARKMAKEMSETKFTKAIKQEVRAIYKRTLEELDKFQRRYDQETDFSRNIEQQKLWQKQISEVLKEKNDY; translated from the coding sequence ATGAAGCTTGCAAGATTCTTAGTTTTTGTACTTGTTCTAACAATGTTTAGTCTTGAGCTAAGAGGTCAGGAAGAAATTCCTTGGTCTTCCAATTTTAGGTTGCAATGGAAAGATTTTAAAGGGGAAATCCCCATGGGGGCAGGTGCCGCCGCTACCACGGCGAGTGGAATCAGTTATAATTTTTCCTCTAATTATGAAAAGGGTCAAATGGTGGTAGATTACAAGGTTCAATCCTTTTTCTACCCCACTAAGTCATGGTACAGACCCCAAATTTGCAACGATGTGACCTTGCTTCACGAACAGTTGCATTTTGATATTTCCGAAGTATTTGCTAGAAAAATGGCCAAAGAAATGTCCGAAACAAAGTTCACAAAAGCCATTAAGCAAGAAGTAAGGGCTATTTACAAACGAACTTTAGAGGAGCTGGACAAATTTCAAAGGCGCTATGATCAGGAAACCGATTTTTCCAGAAATATCGAACAACAAAAGCTTTGGCAAAAGCAAATAAGCGAAGTCCTAAAAGAAAAAAATGATTACTAA
- a CDS encoding hydroxypyruvate isomerase family protein gives MKRRDFIGTSAAASVGFMASAKTGTGTNLSEKPFKLKHNINHSACYWCYGSIPFETFLQELNKLDIRAIDLVDAEQFPLLKKYNIHASMCWGAGLGIEKGWNDPQYHKELIADYKRVIPLVAEGGYTNLICFSGNRNGMNDMVGLRNCAKGLKEIIPLAEEHGVVIQMELLNSKVNHKDYMCDKSEWGVSLCETIGSDNFKLLYDIYHMQIMEGDIIRNIQDYHQYYGHYHTGGNPGRHEIDETQEIFYPAVMKAILETGYTGHVAQEFVPSWEDKIAALKQGVTICDV, from the coding sequence ATGAAAAGACGAGACTTTATAGGCACATCTGCCGCGGCTTCCGTTGGTTTTATGGCTTCTGCCAAAACAGGTACGGGAACCAACCTTTCTGAAAAACCTTTTAAGCTTAAGCATAACATCAACCATAGCGCTTGTTATTGGTGCTATGGCTCTATCCCTTTCGAAACGTTTTTACAAGAGTTGAACAAACTGGATATTAGGGCGATAGATTTAGTAGACGCCGAACAATTTCCCCTATTAAAAAAATATAACATTCATGCCTCTATGTGCTGGGGTGCCGGCCTCGGTATAGAAAAAGGCTGGAATGATCCACAATATCACAAAGAGCTTATCGCCGATTATAAAAGAGTTATTCCCTTGGTAGCAGAAGGTGGCTATACCAACCTTATATGTTTCAGCGGAAACAGAAACGGTATGAACGACATGGTCGGTCTCAGAAACTGTGCCAAAGGACTAAAGGAAATTATTCCCTTGGCTGAAGAACATGGAGTGGTCATACAAATGGAGCTTTTGAATAGCAAGGTGAACCACAAAGATTATATGTGCGATAAATCGGAATGGGGCGTATCACTGTGTGAGACTATTGGTTCGGACAATTTTAAGTTGCTCTATGATATTTACCATATGCAGATTATGGAAGGGGATATTATAAGGAACATTCAGGATTATCATCAATACTACGGTCATTATCACACCGGTGGAAATCCAGGAAGGCATGAAATCGATGAAACACAGGAAATCTTTTATCCTGCCGTAATGAAAGCCATATTAGAAACCGGTTATACTGGTCATGTAGCGCAAGAATTTGTACCAAGTTGGGAAGATAAAATTGCGGCTTTAAAACAGGGCGTCACCATATGTGATGTTTAG
- a CDS encoding DUF3820 family protein has protein sequence MELKPDNQKLIELAHYRMPFGKYKGRYLVDLPEPYLVWFQQKGFPDGKLGDLLRSMLEIKTNSLESLIRGIQKHFPKESP, from the coding sequence ATGGAATTAAAACCCGATAACCAAAAATTAATAGAACTGGCACATTATCGCATGCCCTTCGGGAAATATAAGGGGAGATATTTGGTAGACTTACCAGAACCCTATCTGGTTTGGTTCCAACAAAAAGGTTTTCCTGATGGTAAATTAGGAGATTTATTGCGATCAATGTTGGAAATCAAAACAAATAGTTTGGAATCCCTAATTCGAGGAATTCAAAAACATTTTCCAAAGGAAAGTCCTTAA
- a CDS encoding CTP synthase — MAKTKYIFVTGGVTSSLGKGIIAASLAKLLQSRGYKTTIQKLDPYINVDPGTLNPYEHGECYVTDDGAETDLDLGHYERFLNVRTSQANNVTTGRIYQSVIDKERRGEFLGKTVQVVPHITNEIKERVQVLGNSGEYDIVITEIGGTVGDIESLPYIEAVRQLLWELGDNNAIVIHLTLVPYLSAAGELKTKPTQHSVKTLMESGIKADILVCRTEHKISDDIKDKLALFCNVKREAVIQSIDASTIYDVPILMQEEGLDTVTLQKLALPNHNEPDLENWKEFLERHKNPKNEVTIGLVGKYVELQDSYKSILEAFIHAGAKNEVKVNVRSIHSEYITSNNLESKLKGLDGILVAPGFGERGIEGKIEAVHYARTNGIPFLGICLGMQMAVIEYARNVLGLKMASSTEMNPDTPDPVISLMEEQKSITDKGGTMRLGAWDCELKDGSLVQKVYDGATQISERHRHRYEFNNKYKGDLEAAGLMATGTNSKTNLVEIVELKNHPWFIGVQYHPEYKSTVASPHPLFVGFVKAALAHKKSQTNASMA, encoded by the coding sequence ATGGCAAAAACCAAATACATCTTCGTTACGGGAGGCGTTACATCTTCACTAGGAAAAGGAATTATTGCCGCTTCTTTGGCAAAATTGCTTCAATCCAGGGGATATAAAACAACCATACAAAAATTAGACCCCTATATTAATGTTGATCCAGGTACGCTCAACCCATATGAACATGGTGAATGCTATGTTACAGATGACGGTGCGGAAACCGATTTGGACCTAGGTCATTATGAACGTTTTTTAAACGTTAGGACTTCTCAGGCAAACAACGTTACCACCGGAAGAATTTACCAAAGCGTGATTGATAAGGAGAGAAGGGGAGAGTTTCTTGGTAAGACCGTTCAGGTGGTTCCACATATTACCAATGAAATTAAGGAACGTGTACAGGTTCTTGGAAATAGTGGCGAGTACGATATCGTCATTACTGAGATAGGAGGAACCGTGGGGGATATAGAATCCTTGCCCTATATTGAAGCGGTACGTCAGTTGCTTTGGGAATTGGGAGATAACAATGCCATTGTGATTCATTTAACTTTGGTACCTTATTTATCCGCTGCTGGCGAATTGAAGACCAAACCGACACAGCATTCCGTAAAAACTCTGATGGAAAGTGGTATAAAAGCCGATATATTGGTTTGTAGGACGGAACACAAAATTTCAGATGATATTAAGGACAAACTGGCTCTTTTTTGTAATGTAAAAAGGGAAGCGGTCATACAAAGTATCGATGCCTCCACAATTTATGATGTTCCCATTTTAATGCAAGAGGAAGGTCTTGATACCGTTACGCTTCAAAAACTGGCCTTGCCCAACCATAATGAACCCGATTTGGAAAACTGGAAAGAGTTCCTGGAAAGGCATAAGAACCCCAAAAATGAAGTTACCATTGGTTTGGTAGGGAAATATGTGGAACTGCAGGACTCCTATAAATCCATTTTGGAAGCCTTTATACATGCTGGCGCCAAAAATGAGGTGAAAGTAAATGTAAGGTCTATCCATTCTGAATATATTACCAGCAACAACCTTGAAAGTAAGCTAAAAGGGCTTGACGGTATTTTGGTAGCACCAGGCTTTGGGGAGCGTGGTATCGAAGGTAAAATAGAAGCTGTGCACTACGCCAGAACGAATGGAATCCCGTTTTTGGGAATATGTTTGGGCATGCAGATGGCGGTCATTGAATACGCCAGAAATGTCCTAGGACTGAAAATGGCCAGTTCCACTGAAATGAATCCGGATACACCAGACCCAGTCATCAGCCTAATGGAAGAGCAGAAGTCCATCACGGATAAGGGAGGTACCATGAGACTCGGTGCATGGGATTGTGAACTAAAGGATGGAAGCCTGGTACAGAAGGTTTATGATGGTGCAACGCAAATTTCCGAAAGGCACCGTCACAGATATGAATTCAACAATAAATATAAAGGGGATTTGGAGGCTGCCGGTTTAATGGCTACCGGGACCAACTCGAAAACCAATTTAGTGGAAATTGTGGAGTTGAAGAACCACCCTTGGTTTATTGGGGTTCAATATCACCCAGAATATAAGAGTACCGTAGCCAGCCCACACCCATTGTTCGTTGGTTTTGTAAAGGCCGCTTTGGCACATAAAAAGTCACAAACTAATGCCAGTATGGCATAA
- the yidC gene encoding membrane protein insertase YidC: MEEKKLDVKSIIGFVLIFGILIFMFYQNKPTPEELEAQKAKQEQMDAAAAAEEESPEKLVIDDTPSVDLNDSTAVAGYKSQIGAFGFTTPKEGNTVLENEVLYLEISNKGGHVVQAKMKNFVTYDSVPVYLVKDGNSAYSINFSTSDNRVLNTKDLYFEPSVTQSGDNQVLSMRAKTSNNQYLEYRYEMKPNEYLVDFTVRTQGLDRILNSSKPVTFDWKMKGIRHSKSIEYENRYTRLTYHHEDGKLSKLSAGGDDEETEEDIKWISYRQHFFSSILATDEPFKTGELSSENLVEEESRTFGFTKNYASVLPLDVKGGEISKNMHLYYGPTDLEVLSKYKDLDLVDSIPFGWGIFGWINRYVFTPFYSFLSTYFPYGIAIIIMTILVRLAMSPVTYKSYLSQAKMKVLKPEIAELNEKYKDNAMKKQQETMKLYGKAGVSPMSGCVPAFLQMPIFYALFMFFPTSFALRQKSFLWADDLSSFDTIYQFPEGFSIPFYGDHVSLFPILASIAIFFYMMMTTGQNMPTQPGMPNMKFIMYLMPFMMLFFFNNYASGLSLYYFVSNLITIGIMLVIKNFILDNDKIHAQIQENKKKPKKENKFQRKMREMMEQAEAQKKK, from the coding sequence ATGGAAGAGAAGAAATTAGATGTAAAGTCTATCATTGGTTTTGTCTTGATCTTTGGAATCTTGATTTTCATGTTCTATCAAAACAAACCTACTCCTGAGGAACTTGAGGCACAGAAGGCAAAGCAGGAACAAATGGATGCCGCTGCCGCTGCAGAAGAAGAATCTCCAGAAAAACTGGTTATTGATGACACCCCTTCAGTCGATTTAAATGACTCAACTGCAGTAGCCGGATACAAAAGTCAAATAGGTGCATTCGGTTTTACCACTCCAAAAGAAGGTAATACGGTTTTGGAAAACGAGGTCCTTTATTTGGAAATAAGCAATAAAGGAGGTCATGTAGTTCAAGCTAAGATGAAAAATTTTGTCACCTATGACTCCGTTCCCGTCTATTTGGTTAAGGACGGTAACTCCGCCTATTCTATTAATTTTTCTACCTCGGATAATCGGGTCTTGAATACAAAAGATCTTTATTTTGAACCTTCGGTGACCCAATCTGGCGACAACCAGGTGCTTTCTATGAGAGCCAAAACTTCCAACAACCAATATTTGGAATATAGATATGAAATGAAGCCAAATGAATATTTGGTAGATTTTACGGTGCGTACCCAAGGATTGGATAGAATCTTAAATAGTAGCAAGCCGGTAACCTTTGATTGGAAAATGAAAGGCATCAGACATTCCAAAAGTATTGAGTATGAAAATAGGTATACAAGGTTGACCTATCATCATGAGGATGGCAAATTAAGCAAGCTTTCTGCTGGGGGTGATGACGAAGAGACCGAGGAGGATATAAAATGGATTTCCTATAGACAGCATTTTTTCAGTTCAATCTTGGCAACGGATGAACCTTTTAAAACAGGGGAGCTTTCTTCCGAAAATTTGGTGGAGGAAGAGAGTAGGACCTTCGGTTTTACCAAAAACTATGCATCTGTTCTACCTTTGGACGTAAAAGGAGGTGAAATTTCCAAAAACATGCATCTCTATTATGGTCCTACTGACTTGGAAGTCCTATCAAAATATAAGGATTTGGACTTAGTGGATTCCATACCTTTTGGATGGGGAATTTTTGGATGGATAAACAGATATGTGTTTACCCCGTTTTACTCATTTTTAAGCACGTATTTTCCTTATGGTATTGCCATTATCATTATGACAATTTTGGTGAGGTTGGCCATGTCACCTGTGACCTATAAATCATATTTGTCCCAAGCCAAAATGAAGGTTTTAAAACCTGAAATTGCGGAATTGAACGAGAAGTATAAGGACAATGCCATGAAGAAGCAACAGGAAACCATGAAACTATATGGTAAGGCTGGAGTAAGCCCCATGAGCGGATGTGTACCGGCATTTTTGCAAATGCCTATATTCTATGCATTGTTTATGTTTTTCCCGACTTCTTTTGCGTTGAGACAGAAATCATTTCTATGGGCGGATGATTTATCTTCATTTGATACGATATATCAATTTCCAGAAGGGTTTTCAATACCATTTTATGGAGACCATGTAAGTCTTTTTCCCATTTTGGCATCTATCGCAATATTCTTTTATATGATGATGACGACCGGACAGAACATGCCTACGCAGCCCGGTATGCCCAATATGAAATTTATTATGTACTTAATGCCCTTCATGATGTTGTTTTTCTTCAACAACTACGCCAGTGGTCTAAGTTTATATTATTTTGTATCCAACCTGATTACAATTGGAATCATGTTGGTCATCAAGAACTTTATTCTTGACAATGATAAAATACATGCCCAAATACAGGAAAACAAAAAGAAGCCTAAAAAGGAGAATAAGTTCCAGCGTAAAATGCGCGAAATGATGGAGCAGGCTGAAGCTCAAAAAAAGAAATAG
- a CDS encoding fasciclin domain-containing protein: MKTITTYFKPFLMLLVMVFAISCSEDENDDPIMMDPETIVDVAKNQDALTSLVSALTAADDLEGTDLIETLNSDGPFTVFAPTNDAFTALLAQLDGFDSLEDFDTDEERAILAKILTYHVVAGTAAASTDLTDGMTVTTVQGEDLTISLEGGVFIDDATDMNAEVIIPDVTASNGIVHVIDKVLLPQEIIDALNADEMEDENGTLVDIVVDTESLSILEAAVIKADLVATLSSDGPFTVFAPTDDAFVSLLDILGDDYNSLDDFDTMEEMALLKDILLYHVIAAEVKSTDLSAGEVPTALADNSIEVIPSGDTFVIGDASSTDANITGVDIMASNGVAHTIDKVLLPQSAIDFVMQLQMKTIVDTAVDTDDLSLLVDALIQANAGLVETLNGDGPFTVFAPTNAAFAALLDTLGDDYNSLSDFDTDEEKDLLVTILTYHVVAGTAAFSTSLSDGQEIETFQGENVTVIIKDGTVHIGDSTDENATVAMPDVEASNGVVHVIDKVLLPQEALDALEPPMPNIVEAAQATEDLSLLVEALIQADAGLVETLGGEGPFTVFAPTNAAFAALLDDLGDNYNSLEDFDTDEEKILLAKILTYHVVSGAAVASTDLSDHQEIVTVQGESLFAILSHGVQIRDKTHVDANVTMPDMMTSNGIVHIIDKVLLPQEIIDALH, encoded by the coding sequence ATGAAAACAATTACTACCTATTTTAAACCTTTTCTCATGTTGCTGGTTATGGTCTTTGCCATTTCCTGTAGCGAGGATGAGAATGATGACCCTATCATGATGGACCCTGAAACCATTGTCGATGTTGCAAAAAATCAAGATGCTCTAACTTCATTGGTAAGCGCTTTAACTGCGGCTGATGATTTGGAAGGAACTGATTTAATTGAAACATTGAATTCCGATGGTCCTTTCACCGTATTTGCACCAACAAATGATGCGTTCACCGCACTTTTGGCTCAACTGGATGGATTTGATTCTTTGGAAGATTTTGATACTGACGAAGAACGCGCAATTCTTGCTAAAATCCTCACGTATCACGTTGTCGCAGGAACTGCAGCTGCATCAACGGATTTAACGGATGGTATGACGGTTACTACCGTACAAGGAGAGGATTTGACTATTAGTTTGGAAGGTGGTGTATTTATTGATGATGCGACAGATATGAATGCTGAGGTCATTATTCCAGACGTTACTGCCAGTAATGGTATTGTGCACGTTATAGACAAAGTATTGTTACCTCAAGAAATTATTGATGCCTTGAATGCGGACGAAATGGAAGATGAAAATGGCACCCTAGTCGATATCGTGGTAGATACTGAGTCGCTTTCAATACTGGAAGCTGCGGTAATCAAAGCAGATTTGGTAGCAACATTAAGTTCTGATGGTCCTTTTACTGTATTTGCACCAACTGATGATGCTTTTGTATCCCTTTTGGACATTCTTGGGGATGACTATAATAGTTTGGACGACTTTGATACCATGGAGGAAATGGCTCTTTTAAAGGACATCCTTTTATATCACGTAATAGCAGCCGAAGTAAAATCAACTGATTTATCAGCAGGAGAAGTTCCAACGGCATTAGCAGATAATAGTATTGAGGTCATTCCTTCTGGAGATACTTTTGTTATTGGTGATGCTTCAAGTACAGATGCCAATATCACCGGTGTTGACATCATGGCCTCCAACGGCGTGGCTCATACCATAGATAAAGTATTGTTACCTCAAAGTGCAATAGATTTCGTAATGCAGTTGCAGATGAAGACCATTGTAGATACAGCTGTGGACACAGATGATTTAAGCCTTTTGGTGGATGCTTTGATTCAGGCCAACGCAGGTTTGGTTGAAACACTGAACGGTGACGGACCTTTTACAGTTTTTGCTCCTACTAACGCCGCATTTGCTGCTCTATTAGATACTCTGGGAGATGACTATAATAGCCTTTCAGATTTTGATACCGATGAAGAAAAAGACTTATTGGTTACCATATTGACTTATCATGTTGTCGCTGGTACAGCTGCTTTTTCTACAAGCCTTTCCGATGGACAGGAAATTGAGACGTTCCAAGGCGAAAATGTTACCGTTATCATCAAGGATGGTACCGTTCATATTGGGGATTCAACGGATGAAAATGCGACTGTGGCCATGCCGGATGTTGAAGCCTCCAATGGTGTAGTGCATGTTATAGATAAGGTATTACTACCCCAGGAAGCCTTGGATGCCTTGGAACCACCTATGCCAAATATCGTTGAAGCAGCACAGGCTACTGAAGACCTAAGCTTATTAGTAGAAGCCTTAATCCAGGCAGATGCGGGTTTGGTTGAGACATTGGGTGGCGAAGGTCCATTTACAGTATTTGCACCCACAAATGCGGCCTTTGCGGCCCTATTGGACGATTTAGGAGATAATTATAACAGTCTTGAAGATTTTGATACTGACGAGGAAAAAATACTGTTGGCCAAGATTCTAACCTACCATGTGGTATCTGGGGCAGCTGTTGCTTCCACAGACTTATCTGACCATCAAGAGATTGTTACCGTACAAGGGGAATCTTTATTCGCCATCCTTAGTCATGGTGTTCAGATTAGGGACAAAACTCATGTTGATGCCAACGTGACCATGCCAGATATGATGACAAGCAACGGCATTGTACATATCATTGATAAGGTGCTTTTGCCACAAGAAATAATTGATGCCCTTCACTAA
- the mnmA gene encoding tRNA 2-thiouridine(34) synthase MnmA: MKKVVIGLSGGVDSSVAACLLKEQGYDVIGLFMKNWHDDSVTISEECPWLEDSNDALIVAEKLGIPFQTVDLSAEYKERIVDYMFREYEMGRTPNPDVLCNREIKFDVFLKIALQLGADYVATGHYCRKGTIKNDDGSETYQLLAGKDRNKDQSYFLCQLSQEQLSRTLFPIGELTKPEVRQIAAQANLITAEKKDSQGLCFIGKVRLPEFLQQQLKPKKGKIIEVASSVNKYGGTVPNFENKQSELKYYSKKPEYRPEDGNVVGEHQGAHYFTKGQRKGLNVGGTKEPLFVIETDVEENIIYTGQGKSHPGLYRRTLFVQESEIHWVRPDLCLKTDESLSVKARIRYRQELQNATLYKIENGLYVDFEEKQSAITEGQFVAWYKDDELLGSGVIS, translated from the coding sequence ATGAAAAAAGTGGTAATTGGACTTTCTGGTGGGGTGGATTCCAGTGTGGCGGCCTGTCTATTAAAGGAGCAGGGCTATGATGTCATTGGCCTCTTTATGAAAAATTGGCATGATGATTCGGTAACCATCTCTGAGGAATGTCCATGGTTGGAAGATAGCAATGATGCACTTATTGTTGCCGAAAAACTGGGTATTCCTTTTCAAACGGTGGACTTAAGTGCCGAATATAAGGAACGGATTGTAGACTATATGTTTCGGGAATATGAAATGGGACGAACACCAAATCCGGATGTACTTTGTAATAGGGAAATCAAATTTGATGTCTTTCTGAAGATTGCCCTTCAGCTTGGTGCTGATTATGTGGCCACTGGACATTATTGTAGAAAGGGTACCATTAAAAATGATGATGGCTCAGAAACCTATCAATTATTGGCAGGGAAGGACCGTAATAAGGACCAATCTTACTTTTTGTGCCAACTGTCCCAAGAGCAATTGTCCAGGACATTGTTTCCTATTGGAGAGCTGACCAAACCAGAGGTCAGGCAAATTGCTGCTCAAGCGAATTTAATAACTGCGGAGAAAAAGGATTCGCAAGGTTTATGTTTTATTGGAAAAGTTCGTCTACCCGAATTTCTACAGCAGCAATTAAAACCAAAAAAGGGAAAAATCATTGAGGTTGCCTCTTCGGTCAATAAATACGGGGGCACAGTGCCCAATTTTGAGAATAAGCAATCGGAATTGAAGTATTACTCAAAAAAACCAGAATATCGCCCGGAAGACGGTAATGTAGTTGGGGAACATCAGGGTGCTCATTATTTTACCAAGGGTCAAAGAAAAGGTCTGAATGTTGGTGGCACGAAAGAGCCTTTGTTCGTTATCGAAACCGATGTTGAGGAAAATATTATCTATACGGGACAAGGAAAATCACACCCTGGTCTGTATAGAAGAACACTTTTTGTTCAGGAATCTGAAATACATTGGGTTAGACCGGACTTATGTTTAAAAACCGATGAAAGTTTAAGCGTTAAGGCAAGAATCAGGTATCGTCAAGAACTTCAAAATGCCACGCTTTATAAAATTGAAAATGGATTGTATGTGGATTTTGAGGAAAAACAATCGGCCATTACCGAAGGTCAATTTGTGGCATGGTATAAGGATGACGAACTCCTAGGTTCAGGGGTTATTTCCTAA